A window from Herbaspirillum sp. meg3 encodes these proteins:
- a CDS encoding thioredoxin family protein, which yields MSYQIFSNSNREELAAALRSGKWVVACLCAGWCGSCREYAVNFSAWAERRPEHHFVWIDIEDQADLVGDLDIDNFPTLLMQQGSTVSFFGTMEPDTRQSERLLQALTAKSKDELERDAQSNDERQSWQECDLQKRLSALSDAD from the coding sequence ATGTCCTATCAGATTTTTTCCAACAGCAACCGAGAAGAACTCGCCGCCGCCCTGCGCAGCGGCAAGTGGGTCGTCGCCTGCCTGTGCGCAGGCTGGTGCGGTAGCTGCCGCGAATACGCCGTCAATTTTTCCGCCTGGGCTGAACGCCGTCCTGAACATCATTTCGTCTGGATCGATATCGAAGACCAGGCCGATCTCGTCGGCGATCTCGACATCGACAACTTCCCGACCCTGCTGATGCAACAAGGATCGACGGTCAGCTTCTTCGGCACAATGGAACCCGATACCCGCCAATCTGAGCGCCTGCTGCAGGCCTTGACGGCGAAAAGCAAGGACGAGCTGGAACGCGACGCGCAGAGCAACGACGAGCGTCAAAGCTGGCAGGAATGCGATCTGCAAAAACGCCTCAGCGCTCTTTCCGACGCCGACTGA